The region ACCTCTCTCGGTTTCATGCTCGGTTCCATGTCCCACGGAGTTAAGGGCATGCTTACTGCTCTGGACGGCGGTATTTACCGGCTTGAATCAGGCCTGCGCAAGAACGATCAGGAACGCGTCGGCGAAGCAGCGGTGGTTCTTAAAAATATTGTGGGTAAAGTTAAGAAAATGGTGCTGGACATCCTTTATTACGCAAAATCACGCGAGATCGAGGTTGAACAAATTCCCGCAGGCCCGTTCCTGCGTGATACAGCATCGCTGGTTGCTTCCAAAGCCGCTGCCGCAAATGTCAAATTCAACCTCGATATTCCTGAAGAAATGGGCAGCATTGAAGTGGACAGCAGTTCAATGTCCGCCGCAATTGTCAATTTCCTTGAAAACGGGGTAGATGCTTGCGAACGGAAAATTCCCGGTCATGAATACTTCATCAACGTTTCAGCCCGGGATCTCGGCGACAGCATTGAACTGACTATCACTGACAATGGTGCAGGAATGGACCGCGAAACCCGGGAAAAAATATTCACCCTCTTCTTTTCGTCTAAGGGTAAACGCGGAACCGGAATCGGCCTGTTCATATCCAATCAGACCATCGAACAACATGGTGGACGCATCAGCGTTGACTCAGAACAGGGACAGGGAACCACCTTTACAATTACCCTGCCTCGTAAAGCTGAATTGAAAAAATAAGCTCCAATTTTACAGCGTGTGCGAGCATAGTATTATTGCGCTTTCAATCCGGACTGTATCCTGTTATAAAAATCATTAAACATCTAATAATCCAATAATATTAAGCCAATATATTTAAAATGAAACTTACCACACGCTCAAGATACGGCGCGAGACTACTACTCGATATCGCCCTGCACTCAGAAAACGGACCGGTGCCCAGCAAAGATTCCGCCCGCCGTGAAAACATCTCCCTAAAATATTTGGAAAAAATACTAAAAATATTAAAACATTCCGGATACATAATTGGAAAACGCGGCCCCAATGGCGGTAATGTGCTGACCATGGCCCCGGAAAAAATTACTCTCGGCAAACTCACTGAAGCTCTTGAAGGGGAAGATAAGATTC is a window of Maridesulfovibrio sp. DNA encoding:
- a CDS encoding Rrf2 family transcriptional regulator, producing the protein MKLTTRSRYGARLLLDIALHSENGPVPSKDSARRENISLKYLEKILKILKHSGYIIGKRGPNGGNVLTMAPEKITLGKLTEALEGEDKILDCDGDVTTCPRAAVCLRRSIWDDANQAMYKMLDSYTLADLIKDANLCPMDRPE